A single genomic interval of Saccharomyces kudriavzevii IFO 1802 strain IFO1802 genome assembly, chromosome: 3 harbors:
- the SPB1 gene encoding 27S pre-rRNA (guanosine2922-2'-O)-methyltransferase (similar to Saccharomyces cerevisiae SPB1 (YCL054W); ancestral locus Anc_1.13) has translation MGKTQKKNSKGRLDRYYYLAKEKGYRARSSFKIIQINEKYGHFLEKSKVVIDLCAAPGSWCQVASKLCPINSLIIGVDIVPMKPMPNVITFQSDITTEDCRSKLRGYMKTWKADTVLHDGAPNVGLGWVQDAFTQSQLTLQALKLAVENLVVNGTFVTKIFRSKDYNKLIWVFQQLFEKVEATKPPASRNVSAEIFVVCKGFKAPKRLDPRLLDPKEVFEELPDGQQNMESKIYNPEKKVRKRQGYEEGDNLLYHETSILDFVKTEDPITMLGEKNKFTIDKDDHEWKILEKLKQTTEEFHSCIEDLKVLGKKDFKMILRWRKVARDILGTEVKDGDSTEIEIVPLTEEEQIEKDLQGLQEKQRLNIKRERRRKNEMKQKELQRMQMNMITPTDIGIEAASLGKESLFNLKTAEKTGILNDLAKGRRRMIFTDDELAKDNDIYIDESVMIKDKDSAADADDLESELNAMYSDYKTRRSERDAKFKAKQARGGDNEGEWTGFNEVNAEKGEEENKDYIEDKDDEDIEGDSDDDEAITNLISKLKGQDGDHKLSSKARMIFNDPIFTNVEPDLPVNTINDGMMTSEAVGDISKLHKKRKYEEIQPREETDSSDESSSDDSDFEIVANDNVSEDFDSDYDSEEEKNQTKKEKHSRDIDIATVEAMTLAHQLALGQKNKHDLVDEGFNRYTFRDTENLPEWFLEDEKEHSKINKPITKEAAMAIKEKIRAMNARPIKKVAEAKARKRMRAVTRLEKIKKKAGLINDDSDKTEKDKAEEISRLMRKVTKKPKTKPKVTLVVAAGRNKGLAGRPKGVKGKYKMVDGVMKNEQRALRRIAKKHHKKK, from the coding sequence ATGGGTAAGacgcaaaagaaaaatagtaAGGGTCGTTTAGATAGATACTATTATCTGGCTAAAGAGAAGGGTTATCGTGCTCGTTCGTCTTTCAAGATTATCCAGATTAACGAAAAGTATGGCCATTTCTTAGAAAAGTCGAAGGTCGTTATTGATCTGTGTGCTGCTCCTGGTTCGTGGTGTCAAGTTGCGTCCAAACTCTGTCCTATTAACTCATTAATTATCGGTGTGGATATTGTTCCAATGAAGCCGATGCCCAACGTTATTACTTTCCAGAGTGACATTACCACTGAAGATTGTAGATCAAAGTTAAGAGGTTACATGAAGACTTGGAAAGCAGACACGGTGTTACATGATGGTGCACCTAATGTCGGTTTGGGTTGGGTTCAAGATGCCTTCACCCAATCGCAATTAACCTTGCAAGCTTTAAAGTTGGCCGTGGAAAATCTAGTTGTAAATGGTACATTTGTCactaaaattttcagatcCAAAGATTATAATAAGTTGATTTGGGTTTTCCAACAactgtttgaaaaagttgaagcCACAAAACCGCCTGCATCGAGAAATGTTTCTGCAGAAATTTTCGTTGTTTGTAAAGGTTTCAAAGCACCAAAGAGGTTAGATCCTAGGTTATTGGATCCAAaggaagtttttgaagaattacCAGACGGACAACAGAACATGGAATCTAAAATTTACAATCCTGAGAAAAAAGTTAGAAAGAGACAAGGTTATGAAGAAGGTGACAATTTATTATATCACGAAACCTCAATTTTGGATTTCGTTAAAACCGAAGACCCAATAACCATGcttggagaaaaaaataaatttaCCATTGATAAGGATGATCATGAATGGAAGATcttagaaaaattgaagcaAACCACGGAAGAATTTCATTCATGtattgaagatttgaaggTTTTAGgtaagaaagatttcaaaatgatcTTAAGATGGAGAAAGGTTGCCAGGGATATTTTGGGTACTGAAGTGAAGGATGGAGATAGCACCGAAATTGAGATAGTGCCGTTaacagaagaagagcaaattgaaaaggacCTTCAAGGCTTACAAGAGAAACAGCGTCTAAACATCAAACgtgaaagaagaagaaaaaatgaaatgaaacaaaaggAACTACAAAGGATGCAAATGAACATGATAACCCCTACTGATATTGGTATTGAAGCTGCAAGTCTGGGTAAAGAGTCACTGTTTAATTTAAAGACTGCAGAAAAAACTGGTATTCTGAACGATTTGGCTAAGGGTAGGAGAAGAATGATTTTTACAGACGATGAACTGGCCAAAGATAACGATATCTACATTGATGAAAGTGTTATGATCAAAGACAAGGACTCTGCTGCTGATGCAGACGATTTAGAAAGTGAGTTGAATGCCATGTATAGTGACTACAAAACCAGAAGATCAGAAAGAGATGCTAAATTTAAAGCCAAGCAAGCTCGTGGTGGTGATAATGAGGGAGAATGGACCGGTTTCAATGAGGTAAACGCGGAAAAGggagaggaagaaaataaagactATATCGAAGAtaaagatgacgaagataTCGAAGGTGATTccgatgacgatgaagcCATCACTAACTTGATCAGTAAATTGAAGGGACAAGATGGTGATCATAAATTGAGTAGCAAAGCTCGTatgattttcaatgatCCAATATTCACCAATGTCGAACCTGATTTACCGGTAAATACCATTAACGATGGCATGATGACTTCTGAGGCTGTTGGCGATATTTCTAAATTacataagaaaagaaagtatgAAGAAATACAGCCACGGGAAGAAACAGATTCCTCTGATGAGAGTTCAAGTGATGATTCCGATTTCGAGATTGTGGCCAATGATAATGTGTCAGAAGATTTTGATTCTGATTACGattctgaagaagaaaaaaatcaaacaaagaaagaaaagcatTCTAGGGACATTGATATTGCCACTGTTGAAGCTATGACTTTGGCACATCAGTTGGCGCTGGGCCAAAAGAATAAGCATGATCTTGTTGATGAAGGTTTCAATAGGTATACCTTCCGTGACACCGAAAACCTGCCAGAATGGTTCctagaagatgaaaaggaGCATTCCAAGATAAATAAGCCGATCACAAAAGAAGCTGCGATGGCaatcaaagagaaaataagaGCAATGAACGCCCGTCCTATCAAGAAAGTTGCTGAAGCCAAAGCAAGAAAGAGGATGCGCGCTGTGACTCGTTTAGAAAAGATTAAGAAGAAGGCAGGTTTAATTAACGATGATTCTGACAAGACAGAAAAGGATAAGGCCGAAGAAATCTCTAGATTGATGCGGAAGGTTACCAAAAAACCAAAGACTAAGCCAAAGGTTACTTTGGTTGTTGCCGCGGGTAGGAACAAAGGTTTGGCAGGTAGGCCAAAGGGTGTTAAAGGTAAGTATAAGATGGTTGATGGTGTCATGAAGAATGAACAAAGAGCCTTGAGACGTATTGCGAAAAAACATCATAAGAAAAAGTAG
- the PBN1 gene encoding Pbn1p (similar to Saccharomyces cerevisiae PBN1 (YCL052C); ancestral locus Anc_1.14), producing MVTRHRVTVLYNAPEDIGSHMSQNDTHLTVQGGPGVVLQQRWLLERTGNVDESFKKITWRPRADLTRDLTVIENELSVGFSVYSNSTEVPERFISNPMYKSFHGEEFDIKQHLPFEINLDLVWNPKDFTYDITVEPSQIQIIEYRPLKQGKEFTIGKLKDEKLEMGVFFVDSSDENDVDIGGIRCNWGLDDSKMERCQKTSLLYKPGHIAYNHSIQTTSVFLEQPIGLHPKVKVDLTSLEERSQCMYLMHLQLPLELFVDKFQSSPLLLFGEHDLELPEYSLRNQAWGSESIFELKAGIINEITLHSRYIEPSDGNEEKFEVLFDPEIILACDTGDNKVSHNPFYKKGLGYESLFTDDTSFRHLNTTTLSVPIPRPDTNDYSKIKYITLLCLIISFIYLFSKAFGKNKKKASVKQE from the coding sequence ATGGTTACAAGACATAGAGTAACCGTGCTGTATAATGCTCCTGAAGATATTGGTAGTCACATGAGTCAGAATGATACTCATCTGACAGTGCAAGGTGGTCCTGGTGTTGTTTTACAGCAAAGGTGGCTATTAGAAAGGACGGGAAATGTCGATGAgtccttcaaaaaaatcaccTGGAGACCCAGAGCGGATCTGACCAGAGATTTGActgttattgaaaatgaactgAGTGTTGGGTTTTCAGTTTACTCGAACTCGACGGAGGTGCCAGAAAGATTTATCAGTAATCCAATGTACAAGTCATTTCACGGTGAAGAATTTGATATAAAACAGCATTTACCTTTCGAAATAAATTTAGATCTAGTATGGAATCCAAAAGATTTCACGTATGACATTACAGTGGAGCCttctcaaattcaaattatcGAGTATCGTCCGTTGAAACAAGGTAAAGAATTTACAATTGGTAAAttgaaagatgaaaaactaGAGATGggtgttttctttgtagATTCCAGTGATGAGAATGACGTTGATATTGGCGGAATACGTTGTAATTGGGGGTTGGATGACAGCAAGATGGAAAGATGTCAGAAAACGTCTTTATTGTACAAGCCAGGCCATATTGCCTATAACCACTCGATACAAACGACATCGGTATTCTTGGAACAACCAATTGGGTTGCATCCGAAAGTAAAGGTTGATCTCACAAGTCTCGAAGAGCGCTCACAATGTATGTACCTAATGCACTTGCAATTACCATTAGAATTGTTTGTCGATAAATTCCAATCATCACCTCTATTACTTTTTGGTGAACATGACTTGGAATTGCCAGAATACTCTCTTCGAAATCAAGCATGGGGATCAGAGAGTATATTTGAATTAAAGGCTGGCATCATAAACGAAATAACGTTGCACTCTAGATACATCGAACCGTCCGATGGCAATGAGGAGAAATTTGAAGTATTATTCGATCCAGAAATTATACTAGCTTGCGATACAGGTGACAATAAGGTTTCTCATAACCCATTCTATAAGAAGGGCCTCGGGTATGAATCTCTATTCACAGACGATACTTCATTCCGTCATTTGAACACGACTACGCTTTCTGTGCCAATTCCAAGACCTGATACAAATGATTACTCCAAGATAAAATATATAACCTTACTGTGCTTGATCATTTCCTTCATATATCTTTTCTCTAAGGCATTTggtaaaaataagaaaaaagcgTCAGTAAAACAGGAATAA